DNA sequence from the Oncorhynchus keta strain PuntledgeMale-10-30-2019 chromosome 1, Oket_V2, whole genome shotgun sequence genome:
TAAGAGATAAAAACAAATAGATTCTGATTATAAAGTTGTAATTCAGCCTGTCgttctgatgtctctctctctctctctgtctctctctctctgtctttctctctctctcgctctctctctctctcaaagaaaAGGTACCTATATATTACCTTTCTCTCAATACAATGATTTAACACTCAAGTTTTTACACTTGCTTTATAAATCTTTTAGGGTTGTGGGTTAAGTTAACACAATCAAATAGCCTACACAACTACAATGATGTCCACTTGTCTGTATAAAAAGaaagtcccccccaaaaaaaaaacttGATTAATGAATGAACACATTAAATGCGTAATCTTAATCATATATAATATGCATACATTATTGTTAGACACATTGAGGAGCTGCAGTCTCTTCAGTTCCTGTATTTCAATAGGAATGGCAGACAGCTTGTTGTGACTGAGGTCTAGCAGACAGAGTCTGCTGCACAGGAACAGCTGCGGTGGCATGCAGCTGATGAGGTTATGACCCAGATGAAGCTGCTCCAGGTTTCCCAGCACGCCGACGTGGACAGGGATGTCAGTGATACTGTTGTACTTCAGCTTCAGGACAGAGAGCTTGGGAAGGTGCTGGAAACTGACGATCTCCTCAATGGTTTTGAGGTTGTTCCCTTTGAGGTCTATTTCTTGCAGGTTCTTCAGGCTGAAGATAGGACTCGGTATCCGCTGGAGATCACAGTTCGGTAGCTCCAAGCAGGTGAGCTGTGACATCATTTTCAGACTCTGCAGGACAGAGAGTTGGGTGCCTTCGTTGTCGACGGAAAGCTTCTGTATCGAGGGTATTGAGTTGGTAATCGCTTTCGGCATGGCGGTGATGGTGCACTTGATGAATAACACCTTCAGATTCTTGAGTTTGGGTAGGCTGTTGACGAACGTCGTGTCCCGATTGAACATATCTCCATACAGATAGAGCTCAGTCAGGTTACGCAAACTGAAAACCCACCAGGGAGCCTGTTCCACCTCTGTGAACTTCATCCTCAGGATCCTCAGGTTCTCAGAGAGAAACCCCAGAGCCATGAGGTCTACGGTGGCAGGAGAATGATCCAGCCAGATCTCTCTCAGGTTCCCAAGCTGCGTAAGCTTCTGCGTGAGCCTAGGATCCGGTATCAGCTGCAGCTTGAGCACCTCTAGCTCCCTGATATCGAACACGGCCTCTGGGATGCCGCTGAGGAGCATGAGATGGAGCTCTATCTGGTCCTGAGCGTTACGCATCACCTTCTGGGTCAGCTTCTCCAAAGGCCACATGTAGTTCAGGTTGAGCTGCCTCAGTTTCTTCTCACTGACCTCTGAGAGGAAGACTGCAAAGCGTTTAGAGAACAGAGGGTTATACTGGTCCAGGAGGTGGAGGATGAAGGCGAAGTCATTCTTGACATCGGGGATGTCGCTATAGCTGCTCTCCTCCCTCACTGAGTCAAAGGAGTACTCCCTGAGAGAGTTTCTCATCATCCACCAGAAGCTGTAGAAGCAAGTCAAGCTGTAAATGACCATCAGTACTGTGTAAACCAAGGAGAGGAGCCAGAAAATGGTGGCCAGTGAGTGAACACAGTGAAAGGGCTGAAACGGCATCAGCGCCGCTTGGGAATCTACCACACAGTCAACGTCAAACAGGATATGTGAGGCTGCGTAAGGGATATAGGCCAAGGTGAACAGCAGAAACACAATCTTGGTGACTATCTGCCTCATATACAAGTGATAAATGATGTCTTTGTCCTCCACGTGTACTTTCAATTTCTTCACCTTCTCAAAGATAGCTTTGGCCTGCTCACCTTCCTTTTTGTCTAAAACGCTAAGAAACTCTGTCCCCATCGGCCTTCTGCTTCTACAGTCTGATGTTGAAGAGGCCTGGAGAGCAGGACTGCACATGCTCATTGAGGGC
Encoded proteins:
- the LOC118362321 gene encoding volume-regulated anion channel subunit LRRC8B-like, whose protein sequence is MLSEGELKDFAQGQSLCRVLQPWWDVFSHYLSIMMFSIGTLGGTLQVTLRKIVCVPCQMTSDDFCVVFNLRGTTLRNATTEASFPLLPKGLYKLDLQQYAYVDAVCYEKQLHWFAKFFPYIVMLETLALVIISNLWFKYPSTSSRLMHFVSILHKCCDSPWTTRALSETVAEQVGAQPSMSMCSPALQASSTSDCRSRRPMGTEFLSVLDKKEGEQAKAIFEKVKKLKVHVEDKDIIYHLYMRQIVTKIVFLLFTLAYIPYAASHILFDVDCVVDSQAALMPFQPFHCVHSLATIFWLLSLVYTVLMVIYSLTCFYSFWWMMRNSLREYSFDSVREESSYSDIPDVKNDFAFILHLLDQYNPLFSKRFAVFLSEVSEKKLRQLNLNYMWPLEKLTQKVMRNAQDQIELHLMLLSGIPEAVFDIRELEVLKLQLIPDPRLTQKLTQLGNLREIWLDHSPATVDLMALGFLSENLRILRMKFTEVEQAPWWVFSLRNLTELYLYGDMFNRDTTFVNSLPKLKNLKVLFIKCTITAMPKAITNSIPSIQKLSVDNEGTQLSVLQSLKMMSQLTCLELPNCDLQRIPSPIFSLKNLQEIDLKGNNLKTIEEIVSFQHLPKLSVLKLKYNSITDIPVHVGVLGNLEQLHLGHNLISCMPPQLFLCSRLCLLDLSHNKLSAIPIEIQELKRLQLLNVSNNNIDHLPEGMFQCKTLQSLLLGHNNLSVVPQQVGELTNLVVLDLRGNQLESLPAELEECHSLMPSGLLVEEGLLNSLPPSVKEGFQGPDKEYLGKMEAEGVGNALTCNPIICNTAGHGDTACSVIYSM